The following are from one region of the Phormidium sp. PBR-2020 genome:
- a CDS encoding HAMP domain-containing histidine kinase has translation MWVVAFLLGFVIGGGIFAWRERLQRRHWQRLLTQVPEDITEKSLSVQSQMRQALTHLSQVHQEAQEQLQMYEHILESAPIGYVQVDGENHPLIFNRQARSLLKVSDWHPGGDRLFLEVVRSYELDLLIQQTRYHQKSSYREWQFFPQAADAEAIISQNPQTLRGYGLPLPGGDVGVFLEDRQILVELSQSRDRWMSDLAHELRTPLTSIQLVVETLVDRIDGPMKGWVERLLPETQRLVQLVQDWLELTHLENQETLTTEPLHLQGLIESVWQTLEPLAAQKQVNFRYQEPETEPEPFWVEGDSSRLYRVFLNVLDNAIRYSPPAGMIQVQAQRRADLNQGDRVQIEIVDEGEGFASADLPHLFERLYRGDPGRARSPDGGMTGEGITSTGSGLGLAIVKQIILAHQGSIEASNHPQTGGACLTLELPRATPKETEGSGL, from the coding sequence ATGTGGGTGGTGGCATTTCTACTAGGATTTGTAATTGGGGGCGGGATTTTTGCCTGGCGTGAACGACTCCAGCGTCGTCATTGGCAGCGCCTGCTGACTCAAGTTCCGGAGGATATTACCGAGAAAAGTCTCTCGGTGCAATCCCAGATGCGTCAGGCGTTAACGCATCTGAGTCAAGTGCATCAGGAGGCTCAAGAGCAACTCCAGATGTATGAGCATATCCTTGAGTCGGCCCCCATTGGCTATGTTCAAGTCGATGGTGAAAATCATCCCCTAATTTTTAATCGTCAGGCTCGTTCGCTGCTGAAGGTGTCCGATTGGCATCCAGGGGGCGATCGCCTGTTTCTGGAAGTGGTGCGTTCCTATGAGTTGGATTTGCTGATCCAACAAACCCGCTATCATCAAAAGTCTTCCTATCGGGAATGGCAGTTTTTTCCCCAGGCCGCTGATGCTGAGGCAATTATCAGCCAGAATCCCCAAACCCTCAGGGGCTATGGCTTACCGTTGCCAGGGGGAGATGTGGGGGTCTTTCTCGAAGATCGGCAAATATTGGTGGAGTTAAGCCAATCCCGCGATCGCTGGATGTCAGATCTGGCCCATGAACTGCGAACCCCCTTGACCTCAATTCAGCTGGTAGTGGAAACTCTGGTCGATCGCATCGATGGCCCCATGAAGGGCTGGGTAGAACGCTTACTCCCAGAAACCCAACGGCTGGTGCAATTGGTCCAAGATTGGCTGGAATTAACTCATCTGGAAAATCAAGAAACCCTGACAACCGAACCCCTGCATTTACAAGGATTAATCGAGTCCGTTTGGCAAACCTTGGAGCCGTTAGCGGCCCAAAAACAGGTGAATTTCCGCTACCAAGAACCCGAGACGGAACCGGAGCCATTCTGGGTTGAAGGGGATAGTTCCCGCCTCTATCGGGTATTTCTGAATGTGTTGGATAACGCCATTCGCTATAGTCCTCCTGCCGGGATGATTCAGGTTCAGGCCCAGCGTCGCGCCGATCTCAATCAGGGGGACCGGGTGCAGATTGAGATTGTGGATGAGGGGGAAGGCTTCGCCAGTGCTGATTTACCCCATCTCTTTGAACGGCTCTATCGGGGGGACCCTGGACGAGCGCGTAGCCCCGATGGGGGGATGACGGGAGAGGGGATAACCTCGACAGGGAGCGGCTTAGGGTTGGCGATCGTCAAACAGATTATCCTCGCCCATCAGGGGAGCATTGAAGCGAGTAATCACCCACAAACGGGGGGAGCTTGCCTAACCCTAGAATTGCCTCGCGCTACCCCTAAGGAGACAGAGGGGTCTGGTCTCTGA
- a CDS encoding thioredoxin domain-containing protein codes for MSGTQRVRVNGLSQSLLGMLMVALLLSGCQQAPSGDLEAQVLEIIRENPEVILESVQAYQQEQQRSQQESRGAVVQQMRENPAQFIGESPVKGAAAQEIVMIEFSDFQCPFCARASGTVAEFIEEHGDRVTLVFKHLPLVSINPQSLPAARASWAAQQQGQFWEYHQALFENQERLGESLYLEIAEELNLDLEQFERDRESEAAIAAVQTDLELADQLGLTGTPTFFINGESFTGAVPLEEMEAVLAQVTGESD; via the coding sequence ATGAGTGGTACGCAAAGAGTCAGAGTCAACGGATTATCCCAGTCATTGTTGGGGATGCTGATGGTGGCGTTGCTGCTGAGTGGCTGTCAACAAGCTCCCTCGGGGGATTTGGAGGCTCAAGTTCTAGAGATTATTCGCGAGAATCCGGAGGTTATTTTAGAGTCGGTTCAAGCCTATCAACAGGAACAACAACGCTCTCAACAAGAATCTCGTGGAGCGGTGGTGCAACAAATGCGGGAGAATCCGGCTCAGTTTATTGGTGAGTCTCCCGTCAAGGGCGCAGCAGCACAAGAGATTGTCATGATTGAGTTCTCGGACTTTCAATGTCCCTTTTGCGCTCGCGCCAGTGGGACGGTGGCGGAGTTTATCGAGGAACATGGCGATCGCGTGACCCTGGTCTTTAAGCATCTTCCCCTGGTCTCGATTAATCCCCAATCGCTCCCGGCGGCCCGCGCTTCCTGGGCGGCGCAACAGCAAGGCCAGTTCTGGGAGTATCATCAGGCCCTGTTTGAGAATCAAGAGCGGTTAGGGGAATCTCTATATCTGGAAATTGCTGAGGAGCTGAATCTGGATTTGGAGCAGTTTGAGCGCGATCGCGAGAGTGAGGCGGCGATCGCAGCGGTGCAAACCGACCTGGAACTGGCAGATCAGTTAGGCTTAACGGGAACCCCCACCTTCTTTATCAATGGCGAGTCCTTTACGGGAGCAGTTCCCCTTGAAGAGATGGAAGCCGTCCTGGCTCAAGTCACTGGAGAAAGTGACTAG
- a CDS encoding SRPBCC family protein translates to MLNFTYSSLIKAPIETVWQFHERADILQILTPPWQPVEVVRREGGLDVGAITEFKIYLGPLPVTWLARHTQCDRPYLFTDEQIEGPMDYWQHRHQFSEENGQTRLTDSIRYEIPFAALSEPLMGWFVGDRLRDMFRYRHEVTQRECEQLGELRRE, encoded by the coding sequence ATGCTGAATTTTACCTATTCCAGCCTGATTAAGGCACCGATTGAAACCGTCTGGCAATTTCATGAACGGGCCGATATTCTGCAAATTTTAACCCCTCCCTGGCAACCGGTTGAGGTGGTGCGACGGGAAGGGGGCTTAGATGTGGGGGCGATTACTGAGTTTAAGATCTATCTTGGGCCCCTTCCTGTCACCTGGTTGGCTCGTCATACGCAATGCGATCGCCCCTATCTGTTTACAGATGAACAAATCGAAGGCCCCATGGATTACTGGCAACATCGCCACCAATTCAGCGAGGAGAATGGACAAACCCGCCTGACGGACAGCATCCGCTATGAAATCCCCTTTGCTGCCCTCTCAGAACCCCTCATGGGTTGGTTTGTGGGCGATCGCCTCCGGGATATGTTCCGCTACCGCCATGAGGTGACGCAACGAGAGTGCGAACAGTTGGGGGAGTTACGGAGGGAATAA
- a CDS encoding response regulator transcription factor produces MLSIESRPYTDTPKIGQPQHVLIVEDEQLIREMVTLALEDEGYQVQTAADGQTALAFLSDPHLQPGEFPFDLIVLDLMLPQVNGLDLCRLLRQQGNPVPILILSAKGSETDRVLGLEVGADDYLTKPFSMRELVARCRALLRRHHYNVVNKPLRFEFGEIILYPQQCRVLLRGEEINLAPKEFRLLELFMKSPRRVWSREQLLDQVWGFDFMGDSKTVDVHIRWLREKLEADPSHPEYIITVRGFGYRLG; encoded by the coding sequence ATGCTCTCTATTGAGTCGAGACCCTATACCGATACCCCCAAAATCGGTCAGCCCCAGCATGTTCTCATTGTCGAAGACGAACAGCTGATCCGGGAGATGGTGACCCTAGCCTTGGAGGACGAAGGTTATCAGGTGCAGACCGCCGCTGACGGGCAAACCGCCCTAGCCTTTTTAAGTGATCCCCACTTACAACCCGGCGAGTTTCCCTTTGATCTCATCGTCCTAGACCTGATGCTCCCCCAAGTGAACGGCCTCGATCTGTGTCGGTTGTTACGACAACAGGGAAATCCCGTGCCAATTTTGATTTTAAGTGCCAAGGGCAGTGAAACCGATCGCGTCTTGGGCTTGGAAGTCGGCGCCGACGACTACCTCACCAAACCTTTTAGTATGCGGGAGTTGGTGGCCCGTTGTCGGGCCCTGTTACGTCGTCATCACTACAACGTCGTCAACAAGCCCCTGCGTTTTGAGTTTGGGGAGATTATCCTCTATCCTCAACAATGTCGGGTATTGCTACGGGGTGAAGAAATTAACCTCGCACCGAAAGAGTTTCGTCTGTTGGAACTGTTTATGAAGTCTCCCCGGCGAGTGTGGTCCCGAGAACAACTCCTAGATCAGGTGTGGGGCTTTGATTTCATGGGTGATAGTAAAACCGTGGATGTGCATATCCGTTGGCTGCGGGAGAAACTCGAAGCCGATCCCAGTCATCCTGAATACATTATTACGGTGCGAGGCTTTGGCTATCGCCTAGGTTAA
- the rfaE1 gene encoding D-glycero-beta-D-manno-heptose-7-phosphate kinase, which yields MIDAHLTQADPFHDRLQAAEAQLLQRLEQFRNAQILVVGDLTLDEFVTGEVERISREAPVPIIRHESTRRVPGGGANAVYNLAKLGGNISVAGLVGDDEQGQALVQIFQAAGIDTSGIFIDRQRPTVTKTRISAHARQSVTQQVLRLDRKSDRLPHPDLQQQLADYIQQQGQTVAAVVCSDYGDGVLTPPVIQSALGGDRTIVDTQSQLSRYQQASLFTPNLPEAELEVGYAITDEERLQQAGADLLERTQAEAILITRGGDGMTLFQRSGTIEQIPAFNRTDVFDVTGAGDTVVAALTLALASGSSLWEAVVLGNLAASLVVRQFGTATTTIEEMKEALTSLIHDSLP from the coding sequence ATGATCGACGCTCATCTAACCCAAGCTGATCCCTTCCACGATCGCCTCCAAGCGGCAGAAGCCCAACTCCTGCAACGCCTTGAGCAGTTCCGCAATGCCCAAATCCTCGTGGTAGGGGACTTAACCCTAGATGAATTTGTCACAGGGGAAGTCGAACGCATCTCTCGGGAAGCCCCAGTTCCCATCATTCGCCATGAATCCACCCGACGAGTTCCCGGTGGGGGGGCTAACGCCGTCTATAACTTGGCAAAACTTGGGGGGAACATCTCCGTGGCGGGGTTGGTGGGAGATGATGAACAGGGACAGGCCCTGGTGCAGATTTTTCAAGCCGCCGGCATCGACACCAGTGGTATCTTTATCGATCGCCAACGGCCCACCGTCACCAAAACCCGGATTTCGGCCCATGCGCGTCAGTCTGTGACTCAGCAGGTGCTACGGCTCGATCGCAAATCCGATCGCCTTCCCCATCCTGACTTACAGCAGCAACTGGCCGACTATATCCAGCAGCAGGGCCAAACCGTGGCCGCCGTCGTCTGTTCCGATTATGGCGATGGAGTTCTCACTCCCCCTGTGATTCAAAGTGCCTTAGGGGGCGATCGCACCATTGTCGATACTCAAAGCCAACTCAGCCGCTATCAACAGGCCAGCCTCTTCACCCCCAATCTCCCGGAAGCAGAGTTAGAAGTCGGCTATGCCATCACCGATGAGGAACGCCTCCAACAAGCCGGGGCCGATCTCCTCGAACGCACCCAAGCCGAGGCCATTCTCATCACCCGAGGCGGCGATGGAATGACACTCTTCCAACGTTCCGGCACCATTGAGCAAATCCCCGCCTTCAATCGCACCGATGTCTTCGATGTCACTGGGGCCGGAGATACCGTTGTCGCCGCTCTCACCCTGGCTCTGGCTTCCGGTTCCTCTCTCTGGGAAGCGGTAGTTCTCGGGAATCTTGCCGCCAGTCTGGTGGTGCGCCAATTCGGAACCGCCACCACCACCATTGAGGAGATGAAAGAGGCCCTCACCAGCCTCATCCATGATTCGTTGCCATGA
- a CDS encoding carbohydrate ABC transporter permease, which produces MAQSTRSPLHTLLLYLLLSLLALLMLFPLLWLLSTALKSPQENLFQIPPQWLPQHPTLGNFIRVWQSQPFGRYLFNSTLVALGTVVFNLIFCSLAAYPLARLEFRGRDFMFTAVIATLAIPFQIIMVPLYVLTIQLGLNNTYLGIMFPYLAGAFGIFLLRQAFAAVPKELEEAARMDGCSELGIWAWIMLPAIRPALVTLAIFTFIGSWGDFLWPLIILDRPELYTLPLGVAQLSGAFSLDWRLIAAGAIISIVPVLVVFVFVQRYIISSNVSSGIKG; this is translated from the coding sequence ATGGCTCAATCCACTCGTTCCCCCCTGCACACGCTCCTCCTCTATCTACTCCTGAGCCTCCTGGCCCTACTGATGCTGTTTCCCCTACTGTGGCTCTTGAGTACCGCCCTCAAATCCCCTCAAGAGAATCTCTTTCAAATCCCCCCCCAATGGCTCCCCCAACACCCTACCCTCGGTAACTTCATCCGAGTTTGGCAGAGTCAACCCTTTGGGCGCTATCTCTTTAATAGTACGTTGGTCGCCCTTGGAACAGTGGTCTTCAACCTAATTTTTTGCTCTCTCGCCGCCTATCCCCTGGCCCGATTAGAGTTTCGCGGTCGAGACTTCATGTTTACCGCAGTTATTGCCACCCTGGCCATTCCCTTTCAAATCATCATGGTTCCCCTCTATGTTCTCACCATTCAATTGGGATTAAATAACACCTATTTAGGCATTATGTTTCCCTATTTGGCAGGCGCATTTGGCATCTTTTTACTCCGACAAGCTTTTGCCGCTGTTCCCAAAGAATTAGAAGAAGCAGCGCGGATGGATGGTTGTTCAGAATTGGGGATTTGGGCCTGGATTATGCTCCCCGCAATTCGTCCCGCCCTCGTAACGTTGGCGATTTTTACCTTTATCGGCTCCTGGGGAGATTTTCTCTGGCCCCTGATTATTTTAGACCGCCCAGAACTCTACACTCTGCCCTTAGGAGTGGCGCAACTGTCCGGAGCATTTTCCCTCGATTGGCGACTCATCGCGGCTGGGGCCATTATTTCCATTGTACCGGTGTTAGTTGTATTTGTTTTTGTGCAGCGGTATATTATTTCCTCAAATGTAAGTAGTGGCATTAAAGGGTAG
- a CDS encoding clan AA aspartic protease: protein MMYGVVNQSGEATIPVILSNQNKQTQLIEAVIDTGYTGFLTLPHSVMVNLDFPWTGVDRVTLGDGSEVTFKVYAATVIWDGEYCKVPVNESETEPLVGMSLLYGYESETEPLVGMSLLYGYELKIRAIAGGQVTIRKLK, encoded by the coding sequence ATGATGTATGGAGTTGTGAACCAGAGCGGCGAGGCTACAATTCCCGTTATACTTAGCAATCAAAATAAGCAAACTCAACTGATTGAGGCTGTTATTGATACAGGCTACACAGGCTTTTTGACCTTGCCTCATTCAGTTATGGTTAATCTTGATTTTCCTTGGACGGGGGTTGATCGGGTGACGTTGGGAGATGGAAGTGAGGTCACGTTTAAGGTTTATGCTGCAACGGTAATTTGGGACGGTGAATACTGCAAAGTTCCAGTTAATGAATCTGAAACCGAGCCGCTCGTTGGAATGAGTTTGCTTTACGGCTATGAATCTGAAACCGAGCCGCTCGTTGGAATGAGTTTGCTTTACGGCTATGAACTGAAAATTAGGGCGATCGCGGGTGGGCAAGTCACAATTAGGAAGCTCAAATAA
- the proB gene encoding glutamate 5-kinase produces the protein MSQTLVLKIGTSSLTQPDSGDLALSTLARLVETLTQLRRQGHRLVLVSSGAVGVGCARLGLSDRPRRLATKQAVAAVGQGRLMRVYDDLFTSLQQPIAQVLLTRKDLVQRSSYVNAYNTFQELLKLGVIPIVNENDTIATEELKFGDNDTLSALVASLVEADWLFLLTDVDRLYSADPNRNPDAQPIKKVNHLNEILNLEVGQAGSAWGTGGMQTKIAAAHIASDSGVRTVITAGKTPENVQAILDGADIGTHFVAQAKPENARKRWIAFGLVPQGQLLLDAGAVTAVCQGGKSLLAAGLTAVRGKFQANDAVILCDEAGQELGRGIVNYTSDDLEQICGVQSEQIPQILGQILGDRSPETVIHRDNLVLTR, from the coding sequence ATGTCTCAAACCCTTGTCCTCAAAATTGGGACCTCTAGCCTAACTCAACCCGACAGCGGCGATCTGGCCCTATCCACCCTAGCTCGTTTAGTCGAAACCCTCACCCAACTGCGCCGCCAGGGACATCGACTGGTGCTCGTCTCCTCCGGGGCCGTCGGGGTTGGCTGCGCTCGCCTGGGGTTGAGCGATCGCCCCCGTCGTCTCGCCACCAAACAAGCCGTAGCCGCCGTCGGACAAGGACGACTCATGCGCGTCTACGATGACCTCTTTACCAGTTTGCAACAGCCCATCGCCCAAGTTCTTCTAACTCGTAAAGACCTCGTCCAACGCAGTAGCTATGTCAACGCCTATAACACCTTTCAAGAACTCCTGAAACTCGGCGTTATTCCCATTGTCAATGAAAACGATACCATCGCCACGGAAGAACTCAAATTTGGCGATAACGACACCCTCAGCGCCCTCGTCGCCAGTCTCGTAGAAGCCGATTGGCTCTTTTTGCTCACCGATGTCGATCGCCTCTATTCCGCCGACCCCAATCGCAACCCTGATGCACAACCTATTAAAAAAGTCAACCACCTCAACGAAATTCTTAACCTAGAGGTAGGCCAGGCGGGCAGTGCTTGGGGAACTGGGGGAATGCAAACCAAAATTGCCGCCGCTCATATTGCCAGCGACAGCGGCGTGCGAACAGTCATTACCGCCGGCAAAACCCCAGAAAATGTCCAAGCCATCCTCGACGGGGCTGACATCGGCACCCATTTTGTCGCCCAAGCCAAACCGGAAAACGCCCGCAAACGCTGGATTGCCTTTGGCTTAGTTCCCCAGGGACAACTCCTCCTCGATGCCGGAGCCGTCACCGCCGTCTGTCAGGGAGGCAAATCCCTCCTCGCCGCCGGATTAACCGCCGTTCGGGGCAAATTCCAGGCTAACGATGCCGTCATTCTCTGTGACGAAGCCGGCCAGGAACTCGGACGGGGGATTGTCAACTATACGAGTGACGACTTAGAACAAATCTGCGGCGTCCAGTCCGAGCAGATTCCCCAGATTTTAGGCCAGATTTTGGGCGATCGCAGTCCCGAAACCGTCATCCACCGAGATAACCTCGTTCTCACCCGTTAA
- a CDS encoding GDP-mannose 4,6-dehydratase: MKKALICGISGQDGAYLAKFLLERGYEVFGTSRDAQMSSFKNLVTLGIRDRVKLYSMSLTDFRSVLQVLDRTQPNEVYNLSGQSSVGLSFEQPVETLDSIATGTLNLLEVIRFIGSPIKFYNAGSSESFGDTQGTPADEQTPFRPRSPYGVAKATAFWEVANYREAYGLFACSGILYNHESPLRPERFVTQKIVASACRIAQGSHDPLYLGNTSIQRDWGWAPEYIQAMHLMLQQDIADDYVIATGRTYSLQAFVEAVFAHLGLNWQDYVTTDESLYRPTDIAVSRGNPTKAKQQMNWQADYDMPEVARLMVEARLQASV; this comes from the coding sequence ATGAAAAAAGCACTAATTTGTGGAATTTCCGGGCAAGATGGCGCTTACCTAGCGAAATTTCTCCTTGAACGAGGCTATGAAGTCTTTGGAACCTCCCGAGATGCTCAAATGTCCTCATTTAAGAATCTGGTCACCTTGGGGATTCGAGATCGCGTCAAACTCTATTCCATGAGTCTGACCGACTTCCGCAGCGTCTTACAAGTCCTCGACCGAACTCAACCCAACGAGGTCTATAATCTCAGCGGTCAAAGTTCCGTCGGACTCTCCTTTGAGCAGCCGGTTGAAACCCTCGATAGCATCGCCACAGGAACCCTAAACCTCCTGGAAGTAATCCGTTTCATCGGCTCTCCCATTAAATTCTACAATGCGGGGTCAAGCGAATCGTTTGGCGATACCCAGGGAACCCCCGCCGATGAACAGACCCCTTTCCGGCCCCGCAGTCCCTATGGTGTGGCCAAAGCCACCGCCTTCTGGGAAGTCGCCAACTACCGAGAAGCCTATGGACTTTTTGCCTGTTCCGGGATTCTCTATAACCATGAATCCCCCCTACGGCCAGAACGTTTTGTCACCCAGAAAATCGTAGCCAGTGCCTGTCGCATCGCCCAAGGGAGTCACGACCCCCTCTACTTGGGCAATACCAGTATTCAACGAGACTGGGGCTGGGCCCCAGAGTATATCCAGGCCATGCACCTAATGCTGCAACAGGATATTGCGGATGATTATGTAATTGCGACAGGACGCACCTATAGTCTGCAAGCCTTTGTCGAAGCCGTTTTTGCTCATCTGGGCCTCAACTGGCAAGACTACGTTACCACCGATGAGAGTCTCTATCGACCGACGGATATTGCCGTGAGTCGTGGCAACCCCACGAAAGCCAAACAACAGATGAATTGGCAGGCTGACTATGATATGCCTGAGGTGGCTCGGTTGATGGTGGAGGCTCGTTTACAGGCATCGGTGTAA
- a CDS encoding glycosyltransferase: protein MTTPLLTSNPSSVRSPLGEPAHLFVFLEIFSCEGGIQSYVKDVLRAYERAAAASANPQAAEVFLLRDGGDCENPFDHPKNPYLRFRYFKSSSPWWGRLSLISVLLGQLLRQRPASVICGHVKLASLMRFLCKPLGIPYRVMTYGKEVWQPLPGPARQALQDAQELWTISRHSRDRACESNHLSPQQFKLLPCVVNGDIFSPGPKPDYLLDRYHLEDARVLMTVARLWSGDIYKGVDVTLRALPKILHHHPDVKYLIIGRGDDRPRLEQLAQELGVADQVVFAGFVPTKELPDHYRVADAYVMPSQEGFGIVYLEAMASGIPVLSGQGDGSADPLQDGKLGWQVAHRDPEAVAHACIEMLNGNDSRVDGPWLRQETLAQFGEGAIAQRLQRLMGFQ, encoded by the coding sequence ATGACGACTCCTCTACTCACCTCCAATCCCTCTTCTGTGCGATCGCCCCTCGGGGAACCGGCCCATCTCTTTGTCTTCCTAGAAATTTTCTCCTGTGAAGGGGGCATTCAATCCTATGTGAAAGATGTCTTGAGGGCCTATGAACGAGCCGCCGCCGCCAGTGCTAACCCCCAAGCCGCAGAAGTATTTCTCTTACGGGATGGCGGCGACTGCGAGAATCCCTTTGATCACCCCAAAAACCCCTATTTACGGTTCCGATACTTCAAATCCAGCTCCCCTTGGTGGGGACGTTTGTCGTTAATCAGCGTCCTCTTGGGGCAACTGTTACGACAACGGCCCGCCTCGGTGATTTGTGGCCATGTGAAACTCGCATCCCTGATGCGCTTCCTCTGTAAACCCCTGGGGATTCCCTATCGGGTCATGACCTATGGCAAAGAAGTGTGGCAGCCTCTCCCCGGTCCCGCGCGTCAGGCCTTACAGGATGCCCAAGAACTCTGGACCATTAGCCGCCATAGTCGCGATCGCGCCTGTGAGTCCAATCATCTCAGTCCGCAGCAGTTTAAACTCCTCCCCTGTGTGGTCAATGGGGACATCTTCTCACCCGGTCCCAAACCGGACTATCTGTTAGACCGCTATCACCTAGAAGATGCCCGGGTTCTCATGACTGTGGCCCGTCTCTGGTCCGGAGATATCTATAAAGGGGTTGATGTCACCCTGCGGGCCCTGCCGAAAATTCTCCATCATCATCCCGATGTGAAATATCTCATCATTGGCCGTGGCGATGATCGCCCTCGTCTCGAACAATTAGCCCAGGAGTTGGGGGTCGCTGACCAGGTGGTGTTTGCCGGCTTTGTCCCCACCAAAGAACTTCCCGACCATTACCGGGTCGCCGATGCCTATGTGATGCCGTCTCAAGAGGGGTTTGGTATCGTGTATTTAGAAGCCATGGCCAGCGGGATTCCCGTCTTATCCGGGCAAGGGGATGGCTCGGCTGACCCGTTGCAAGATGGTAAGTTAGGGTGGCAGGTGGCCCATCGAGACCCCGAGGCTGTCGCTCATGCCTGTATTGAGATGCTCAACGGCAACGATTCCCGTGTGGATGGCCCTTGGCTGCGCCAAGAAACGCTGGCTCAATTCGGCGAGGGGGCGATCGCCCAACGGTTGCAAAGGCTCATGGGCTTTCAATAG
- the phoU gene encoding phosphate signaling complex protein PhoU, with protein MNTSKLNSSRQQFERELKRLRQDVLRMGALVENSCRLSHQALFHRDLAAADALKPLDKQIDRFYRQIEADSIMLLTLQGPVAQDCRVLGAFMQLVRDLERIGDYAKDLGEIAVKLFPYQPLDCMPDVERMSHETQAMLGMSLMALVELNPEAGHQMKEKDTTVDDAYDRLYCHLASQSNYRGVLEPVLLVTLAIRHLERMADHATNIGQRVTYIVTGQRG; from the coding sequence GTGAACACCTCTAAACTCAACTCCAGTCGTCAACAGTTTGAACGAGAACTCAAACGCTTACGTCAAGACGTATTGCGGATGGGGGCCCTCGTGGAAAATTCCTGTCGTCTCAGTCATCAGGCTTTGTTTCATCGAGATTTGGCGGCGGCGGATGCCCTAAAGCCACTCGATAAGCAGATTGATCGCTTCTATCGTCAAATTGAAGCCGATAGTATTATGTTGCTGACCCTACAAGGTCCGGTGGCCCAGGATTGTCGAGTCTTAGGGGCATTCATGCAACTGGTGCGGGATCTCGAACGGATTGGGGATTATGCTAAGGACTTGGGGGAGATTGCGGTGAAGTTGTTTCCCTATCAGCCGTTGGATTGTATGCCGGATGTGGAGCGGATGTCCCATGAGACGCAAGCCATGTTAGGCATGAGTTTGATGGCTCTGGTGGAGCTTAATCCTGAGGCGGGCCATCAGATGAAGGAGAAGGATACCACCGTCGATGATGCCTACGATCGCCTCTACTGCCATCTGGCAAGCCAATCCAACTATCGCGGGGTGTTGGAGCCGGTTCTCTTGGTGACATTAGCCATTCGCCATCTGGAACGGATGGCCGATCATGCCACCAATATCGGTCAACGGGTCACTTATATTGTCACGGGGCAGCGAGGCTGA
- a CDS encoding CPXCG motif-containing cysteine-rich protein, which yields MQNTAIYYCAYCGEENSTFVDWSAGAQQSYVEDCQVCCRPNILYVHFDEDMEEVEINTEPES from the coding sequence ATGCAAAATACGGCCATCTATTATTGTGCCTATTGTGGGGAAGAAAATAGCACCTTTGTGGATTGGAGTGCGGGGGCCCAACAGTCTTATGTGGAAGATTGCCAAGTTTGCTGTCGCCCCAATATCCTCTATGTCCATTTTGATGAGGATATGGAGGAGGTGGAGATTAATACGGAACCGGAATCGTGA